A portion of the Candidatus Pristimantibacillus lignocellulolyticus genome contains these proteins:
- a CDS encoding sigma-70 family RNA polymerase sigma factor — protein sequence MNKRYALDELYRRYVKSLYFYLYKLCGSASLAEDLTQETFVRATIHIHTYKDEEARAWLFKVARNVYLDEWRKQQRYRKIPFLSSFIKREDSISPYGLPEKSLLEKELAQQLEDLLQYLPENYRSIIYLREYEQFSYAEIMDALQMSEDQVKVTLHRARKRLAGLAMQKGWDYDRVE from the coding sequence ATGAACAAACGATATGCTTTGGATGAATTGTATCGGCGATACGTCAAATCCCTCTATTTTTATTTGTACAAATTATGCGGTTCCGCTAGCTTAGCAGAGGATTTAACGCAGGAAACATTCGTAAGGGCCACAATACATATTCATACTTACAAGGATGAAGAGGCAAGAGCATGGCTATTTAAAGTGGCGCGAAATGTATATCTTGACGAATGGCGCAAACAGCAAAGATATAGAAAAATACCGTTTCTCTCTTCATTTATTAAAAGAGAGGATTCGATCAGCCCTTATGGATTGCCAGAAAAGAGCTTACTAGAGAAGGAACTAGCGCAGCAACTTGAAGATTTATTACAATACTTACCTGAAAATTATCGATCCATTATATATCTCAGAGAGTATGAACAATTTAGTTATGCAGAAATTATGGATGCTCTGCAGATGTCCGAAGATCAAGTGAAAGTAACGTTACATAGAGCGAGAAAACGATTAGCCGGGCTCGCGATGCAGAAAGGGTGGGATTATGACAGAGTGGAATAA
- a CDS encoding glycine betaine/L-proline ABC transporter ATP-binding protein: protein MSIIKVNKLTKIFGTDTKRAVKLLNEGWSKDRIFRETKLTVGVNQASFEIEQGQIFVIMGLSGSGKSTLVRLLNRLIEPTSGEVLYNGKDILKMNAEQLRQFRRKSMGMVFQKFALFPHRTIIQNVEYGLEIQGIAKAERHEMAMKTLELVGLKSWANSYPAALSGGMQQRVGLARGLANDPEILLMDEAFSALDPLIRKDMQDELLELQLKMKKTIIFITHDLDEALRIGDQIALMKDGQIVQIGSPDEILMNPANEYVERFVEDVDLSKVLTAAHIMRKPETLSIDRGPRVALQIMRDRGVSNLYIVDKGLKLIGVISAEDAIEAVREGKTLESIVQHEVPKVSPDTLLNDLFELMGGTRLPVAVVTDDGRLRGILIKGAVLAALAGSMVPEAGEQQ from the coding sequence ATGTCAATAATTAAGGTGAACAAATTAACCAAAATTTTCGGTACTGATACGAAGCGGGCCGTTAAATTATTGAATGAGGGTTGGAGTAAAGACCGGATTTTTCGAGAAACGAAGCTAACTGTCGGAGTTAACCAAGCGAGCTTTGAGATAGAGCAAGGACAGATATTTGTTATTATGGGTTTGTCTGGTAGCGGAAAATCTACATTGGTTCGACTTCTTAATCGACTAATTGAGCCAACATCAGGTGAAGTTCTTTATAATGGAAAAGATATTTTGAAGATGAATGCAGAGCAATTGCGTCAATTTAGACGTAAAAGTATGGGAATGGTATTTCAGAAATTTGCATTGTTTCCACATCGCACCATTATTCAAAATGTAGAGTATGGCTTAGAAATTCAAGGGATTGCAAAAGCTGAGCGCCATGAAATGGCGATGAAAACATTAGAACTTGTAGGATTGAAGAGTTGGGCAAACAGTTATCCGGCAGCATTATCTGGAGGTATGCAACAACGTGTAGGATTAGCTCGTGGCTTGGCTAATGATCCTGAAATACTACTTATGGATGAAGCTTTCAGTGCACTTGACCCGCTTATTCGTAAAGATATGCAAGATGAACTTCTTGAGCTTCAATTGAAAATGAAAAAAACGATCATATTTATTACACATGATCTTGATGAAGCTTTAAGAATTGGAGATCAGATTGCATTAATGAAAGATGGGCAAATTGTACAGATTGGATCACCTGATGAAATTCTAATGAATCCAGCTAACGAATATGTAGAACGATTCGTTGAAGATGTCGATTTGTCAAAAGTACTTACAGCAGCACATATTATGCGTAAGCCAGAAACATTGAGTATCGACCGTGGACCTCGTGTGGCATTACAGATCATGCGTGATAGAGGGGTATCTAACCTTTATATTGTTGATAAAGGGTTGAAGCTGATCGGAGTTATTTCTGCTGAGGATGCTATAGAAGCAGTAAGAGAAGGGAAAACTCTTGAGTCTATTGTTCAACATGAAGTTCCAAAAGTTAGTCCGGATACGTTGTTGAATGATTTGTTCGAACTGATGGGTGGAACGAGATTACCCGTAGCTGTTGTTACAGATGATGGCAGGCTGAGAGGGATATTAATTAAGGGAGCTGTTCTGGCTGCACTTGCAGGTAGTATGGTTCCAGAGGCAGGTGAACAACAATGA
- a CDS encoding proline/glycine betaine ABC transporter permease, which produces MNIPKIPVGDWIETLEAWLQLHFGFFFDFVKTVIGGIVSGLELILREPPALIIIVIITALVWWLAKWRLGVFALIGLLFIVNLGYWDPAMQTLALVLTAALISILLGVPIGILSANYKTVRKIITPILDFMQTMPAFVYLLPAITFFSVGVVPGVISSIIFAIPPTIRLTILGIKQVPEELVEAADAFGSTSAQKLFKLQLPMALPTIMAGINQTIMLSLSMVVIASMIGAQGIGTVVFAAVTQTKTGVGFEGGLVIVILAILLDRVTQNLIKKKSK; this is translated from the coding sequence ATGAATATTCCAAAAATCCCAGTAGGCGATTGGATAGAGACATTAGAAGCATGGTTACAACTACATTTCGGTTTTTTCTTTGATTTTGTCAAAACAGTTATCGGAGGAATCGTAAGTGGACTTGAATTAATATTACGAGAACCACCTGCGCTAATTATTATCGTAATAATTACTGCATTGGTGTGGTGGCTTGCCAAATGGAGACTCGGCGTATTTGCGCTAATCGGATTACTATTTATAGTCAATCTAGGTTATTGGGATCCTGCCATGCAAACATTAGCACTTGTACTTACCGCAGCACTGATTTCCATCTTGCTCGGTGTACCGATTGGTATTTTAAGTGCAAATTATAAAACAGTGAGAAAAATTATTACACCAATTCTTGATTTCATGCAGACGATGCCAGCATTCGTTTATCTGCTACCTGCGATTACATTCTTTTCAGTTGGTGTTGTTCCAGGTGTTATTTCCTCGATTATTTTCGCGATTCCACCGACCATTCGTTTAACGATATTAGGGATTAAACAGGTGCCTGAAGAACTTGTGGAAGCGGCAGATGCATTCGGTTCTACTTCTGCTCAAAAATTGTTTAAGCTACAATTGCCAATGGCACTTCCTACTATTATGGCAGGGATCAATCAGACCATCATGTTGTCGCTTTCGATGGTCGTTATTGCATCGATGATTGGAGCGCAAGGTATCGGTACAGTCGTATTCGCTGCAGTTACGCAAACGAAAACAGGAGTAGGATTTGAAGGTGGACTCGTTATCGTTATTCTAGCTATTTTGTTAGATCGCGTTACGCAAAATCTAATTAAGAAAAAATCTAAATAA
- a CDS encoding GbsR/MarR family transcriptional regulator, protein MKDLEQLSDEQQVHINKIRQRVIESIGKNMDLYGITLSIGHLYGNMYFNRSPVTLDEMSQAMGMSKTSISTGMRTLTDLKMINKVWGKGSRKDLYEVVPDWHQNFTDFFSIKWRKAVEMNSSVLKKTLIEIKNIKQQEADDQVLCQLIALDEEKIVDALNYYNWLLRLIESFETGEIFNFIPKSE, encoded by the coding sequence ATGAAAGATTTAGAACAGCTGTCAGATGAACAACAAGTGCATATCAATAAGATCAGACAGCGTGTCATAGAATCTATAGGGAAAAATATGGATTTGTATGGTATTACACTTTCTATTGGTCATTTATATGGGAATATGTATTTCAACCGTTCTCCTGTAACATTGGATGAGATGAGCCAGGCTATGGGCATGAGCAAGACATCTATTAGTACTGGAATGCGTACACTTACTGATTTGAAGATGATTAATAAAGTATGGGGAAAAGGCTCGCGGAAAGATCTTTATGAGGTGGTACCTGATTGGCATCAGAATTTCACTGATTTCTTTTCCATCAAATGGCGTAAAGCTGTTGAGATGAATTCTTCCGTATTGAAAAAAACTTTAATTGAAATAAAAAATATAAAGCAGCAAGAAGCAGATGATCAAGTATTATGCCAACTTATTGCGCTCGATGAGGAAAAAATAGTTGATGCATTGAACTATTACAATTGGCTACTACGCTTAATTGAATCGTTTGAAACAGGAGAGATTTTTAATTTCATTCCGAAGTCGGAATAA
- a CDS encoding helix-turn-helix domain-containing protein encodes MQNFQFSSIFVQRRKEMGVTQQQVAGYVGVSKAAVSKWEQGSSYPDITLLPKLATYFNISIDALLGYEPQMTKEHIQNVYAQLAKKFSEQPFEQVQLEIEELLSEYYACFPLILQMAQLYLNYYQTSEDPPKILERVLLLCERVIALSNDYKLAHEAEMIMAYVMLLTGKPEEVLLILGDDVSVHYGKEQLIATALGMTGQTERAKEIMQVSMYQYMLGTISSATESLLMETDNIKHYDETVHRIEAMLELFQVKQLNINAGLVFYLKAAMGYIMQQRNDKALEMVRKYYRSCCDIEFPLTLRGDKYYYLLDEWIDRNINLGSQAPRDEMSIKKDLLGSISNSPLFESLKDDEEFTAIVANLKHYLKL; translated from the coding sequence ATGCAAAACTTTCAATTCTCCAGTATCTTTGTACAAAGAAGAAAAGAGATGGGCGTTACGCAACAACAGGTAGCGGGGTATGTCGGAGTATCAAAGGCTGCAGTTTCAAAGTGGGAGCAAGGATCAAGTTATCCCGATATTACCCTGCTTCCAAAGTTAGCGACGTATTTCAACATCTCCATTGATGCCTTACTTGGCTACGAACCGCAAATGACAAAGGAACATATCCAGAATGTATATGCACAATTGGCAAAGAAATTTAGCGAACAACCTTTTGAGCAGGTTCAGTTAGAAATAGAAGAATTACTTTCAGAATATTACGCATGTTTTCCATTAATATTACAGATGGCTCAACTGTACTTGAATTATTACCAGACTTCAGAAGATCCACCTAAGATATTAGAACGAGTTTTACTGCTATGTGAACGAGTTATTGCATTAAGTAACGATTATAAACTTGCACATGAAGCAGAAATGATCATGGCTTATGTGATGTTACTTACAGGCAAACCTGAAGAAGTACTTCTTATTTTAGGAGATGACGTTAGCGTGCACTATGGTAAAGAGCAGCTTATTGCTACAGCATTAGGTATGACTGGTCAAACCGAGAGAGCAAAAGAAATAATGCAAGTCAGTATGTATCAATATATGCTCGGTACAATTTCCAGCGCTACCGAAAGCTTATTAATGGAAACAGATAATATTAAACACTATGATGAAACGGTGCATCGGATTGAAGCGATGCTAGAGCTATTTCAAGTAAAACAGTTGAATATTAATGCTGGATTAGTTTTTTATTTGAAGGCGGCAATGGGTTATATTATGCAGCAGAGAAATGATAAAGCATTAGAGATGGTCAGAAAGTATTATCGAAGCTGTTGTGATATTGAGTTCCCACTTACACTCCGTGGAGATAAATATTATTACTTACTAGATGAATGGATTGATAGAAATATTAATCTAGGTTCACAAGCACCTCGTGATGAGATGTCCATTAAGAAAGATTTGCTTGGTAGTATAAGTAATTCACCTCTATTCGAAAGCTTGAAAGACGATGAGGAATTTACAGCGATAGTCGCTAATTTGAAGCATTATTTGAAACTATAA
- a CDS encoding ABC transporter permease yields MRQFNTLLKKEFLDCSRSFKLIWIPLVFILLGVSDPLTNYYMSDILAAVGNMPEGFEMMFPELKPADLLAASTGQFQLIGLIILVAVFVGSISRERQNGTATLLYVRPISATAIYMSKWVMASVVGMLSALLGYAGSMYYISILYGTVDLTDFIAMLCTYFVWIIFVMALTVALSAAFQTSIALAVAIFALPIGLVIDSIIGGFWHSTPWKLAAYGVGFVAETINMSYYWKTLSITLILTGIFVVVGIFATKQNRQLTKV; encoded by the coding sequence GTGAGGCAATTTAATACGTTGTTGAAAAAGGAATTTTTAGATTGCTCGCGCAGCTTTAAGTTAATATGGATCCCACTCGTATTTATATTGCTAGGTGTAAGCGACCCATTAACGAATTATTATATGAGTGATATTTTAGCTGCGGTAGGAAATATGCCAGAAGGTTTTGAGATGATGTTTCCAGAGCTTAAACCAGCAGATTTATTAGCTGCTTCGACTGGACAGTTTCAACTCATTGGCTTAATAATACTAGTTGCTGTCTTTGTAGGATCAATTAGTAGAGAACGACAAAATGGTACTGCCACATTACTTTATGTACGTCCTATTTCAGCAACTGCGATCTATATGAGTAAATGGGTGATGGCTTCCGTTGTAGGTATGTTAAGCGCATTGCTAGGTTATGCTGGTAGTATGTACTATATTTCAATTTTATATGGGACGGTTGATTTAACTGATTTCATAGCTATGTTATGTACTTATTTTGTATGGATTATATTTGTTATGGCATTAACTGTAGCGTTAAGTGCAGCATTCCAAACGAGTATAGCTTTAGCGGTAGCGATTTTCGCTTTGCCAATTGGCCTTGTTATAGATTCAATAATCGGTGGCTTTTGGCATTCTACGCCATGGAAATTAGCTGCTTATGGTGTCGGTTTTGTTGCTGAAACGATAAATATGAGTTACTACTGGAAGACACTATCGATTACACTTATACTAACGGGTATTTTTGTTGTGGTAGGTATTTTTGCTACAAAACAAAATAGGCAGTTGACTAAAGTATAG
- a CDS encoding ABC transporter ATP-binding protein — protein sequence MSLLRVENLTKNYGINTVVNNVSFTIEPFTSTALIGPNGAGKTTTMSMITGLLHPSSGKVMIEGSKDIREAIGFLPQYPQFYPWLSALEYVEMVANLSGVAAKEIRARSMKTLEYVGLGKVVHKKTSTFSGGMKQRLGIAQAIVHEPKLLLLDEPVSALDPIGRQEVMDLLKEIQQETTILYSTHILHDAEKMTDQVLFLKEGKLVEQGSLTDIQRKYAESKYLIQFASEQSATSFCKSTNGDLEQQGVYVYVNASEQFPSISAVMQQLLTTQTDIVKVERVVASLDQIFMKVAGVSEAI from the coding sequence ATGAGTTTACTTCGAGTAGAAAACCTCACCAAAAATTATGGAATCAACACTGTAGTTAATAATGTTAGCTTTACGATAGAACCATTTACTTCAACGGCGCTTATTGGTCCGAACGGAGCGGGAAAAACAACGACAATGTCGATGATTACAGGATTATTGCATCCTAGCAGTGGGAAAGTAATGATTGAAGGCAGTAAAGATATCCGTGAAGCTATCGGATTTCTGCCACAATACCCGCAGTTTTATCCGTGGCTCTCAGCGCTAGAATATGTGGAAATGGTAGCCAATCTAAGTGGTGTAGCTGCGAAAGAAATTAGAGCTCGCAGTATGAAGACACTAGAGTATGTTGGACTTGGTAAAGTCGTTCACAAAAAGACATCAACATTTTCAGGAGGGATGAAGCAAAGATTAGGAATTGCACAAGCAATAGTACACGAACCTAAACTTCTCCTATTAGATGAACCTGTATCGGCTCTAGATCCGATTGGTAGACAGGAAGTTATGGATTTATTGAAGGAAATTCAGCAAGAAACGACGATTCTTTACTCTACGCATATATTGCATGATGCTGAGAAAATGACAGACCAAGTGCTGTTCTTGAAGGAAGGAAAGCTAGTTGAGCAAGGTTCTTTAACGGACATTCAACGAAAATATGCAGAGTCTAAATATTTGATACAGTTTGCTAGTGAGCAGTCAGCGACGTCGTTCTGCAAGAGTACGAATGGAGACTTAGAACAGCAAGGTGTGTACGTATATGTCAATGCCAGTGAACAATTCCCATCTATTTCAGCTGTCATGCAACAATTACTTACTACACAAACTGATATTGTAAAGGTCGAGCGTGTCGTAGCTAGCTTAGATCAAATCTTTATGAAGGTGGCTGGTGTAAGTGAGGCAATTTAA
- a CDS encoding SDR family NAD(P)-dependent oxidoreductase has protein sequence MHSYSFLEHLMFPRTSLNRQKLKRELKGKTVLITGASSGIGEQLAYMLADIKVQLILVARREDKLQSMKRKIEMKEATVKILSADLRNKEDTERVITVLNLLPDGLDIFISNAGHSIRRPILQSLKRYHDFTRTMAINYFAPVELILSIQPLLEQKQGHIINISTINTMLYPFPHWAAYQSSKAAFDIWLRSAAPELNNCGISTTSIYLPLVRTPMIVPTVSYEKSPAMSPQHAAAIICNCMYTKKKTYKPWWLIIGQLSSVLFSRWLETYISIKVKKKGG, from the coding sequence ATGCATAGCTATAGTTTTCTTGAACATCTCATGTTTCCACGAACATCTCTTAATAGGCAGAAGCTCAAGCGAGAATTAAAAGGGAAGACGGTACTTATCACTGGAGCAAGTTCTGGAATTGGCGAGCAACTTGCTTATATGTTAGCTGATATAAAGGTTCAACTCATCCTTGTAGCTAGACGCGAAGATAAGCTTCAATCAATGAAGCGGAAAATTGAGATGAAAGAGGCTACGGTCAAAATATTGTCAGCAGATCTAAGAAATAAAGAAGATACTGAGCGGGTAATAACCGTTCTGAATCTGTTGCCAGATGGGCTGGATATCTTTATTAGTAATGCTGGACATTCGATTAGACGACCAATTCTTCAATCATTGAAACGATACCATGATTTTACGCGAACGATGGCAATCAATTATTTTGCTCCTGTGGAGCTCATACTATCGATTCAGCCGCTCCTTGAGCAGAAGCAAGGACATATTATTAATATTTCAACGATCAATACAATGTTGTACCCATTCCCTCACTGGGCGGCCTATCAATCATCAAAAGCTGCTTTTGACATCTGGCTAAGGTCTGCTGCTCCCGAACTCAACAACTGTGGGATTTCAACCACATCGATCTATCTTCCTTTAGTTAGAACACCTATGATAGTACCAACCGTATCTTATGAAAAGTCTCCTGCCATGTCTCCACAACATGCGGCAGCGATCATATGTAATTGTATGTATACAAAGAAGAAAACATATAAACCATGGTGGTTAATTATTGGACAGCTTTCCTCTGTTCTGTTTAGTAGATGGTTGGAAACTTACATTTCAATCAAGGTGAAGAAAAAAGGGGGATAG
- a CDS encoding anti-sigma factor, whose protein sequence is MTEWNNKLEKKILFKSRFTLTLKIARILIIFFIIYGIWSSVIYLIVDLKNYAKENQYFTQLAVEWQMPNVKGNQVHMINDEKISRMGTQTFSYSLLKRVGHEDIVIGETEVTKKLLSNLSKVEHSIPNQHPNKRLHFSLPEDPRNNQKLTGNADSNVWETLEMLPEGTVGELAFSTKSFMDATQLLDLVEDYNIDVLWMPLYTGELVDYEVGYTSSDDLIIINGIIGLTGGFIASDDYMSMSSIEIISSESVAKSEQMMLSNMEKLLAKKENYYQDLLGFYHLPEKYKYIKEKGFTVYGAVVTGPVKELLKLQDATFVQGEQLGEVELWNWDLSR, encoded by the coding sequence ATGACAGAGTGGAATAATAAGTTAGAGAAAAAGATATTATTTAAATCTAGATTTACATTAACGTTGAAAATAGCGCGTATTTTAATAATTTTCTTTATTATTTACGGGATATGGAGCAGCGTAATTTATCTTATTGTAGATTTGAAAAACTACGCTAAAGAAAATCAGTATTTCACCCAGCTTGCGGTTGAGTGGCAAATGCCTAATGTTAAAGGAAACCAAGTCCACATGATTAATGATGAGAAGATCTCAAGGATGGGAACACAAACATTTTCGTACAGTTTATTAAAGCGTGTTGGTCATGAGGATATTGTTATTGGAGAAACTGAAGTAACGAAAAAACTATTAAGTAACTTATCTAAAGTAGAGCATTCAATTCCTAATCAGCACCCAAATAAGAGACTTCACTTTTCGTTACCAGAAGATCCACGTAATAATCAGAAATTAACGGGTAATGCTGATTCGAATGTGTGGGAAACATTAGAGATGTTACCAGAAGGAACAGTAGGAGAACTGGCATTCTCTACTAAAAGTTTTATGGATGCTACACAATTATTAGATTTAGTAGAGGATTATAATATCGATGTTTTATGGATGCCTCTTTATACAGGGGAACTTGTAGATTATGAGGTTGGTTACACGTCTAGCGATGATTTAATTATTATTAATGGAATAATTGGGTTAACGGGTGGATTTATAGCATCCGATGATTATATGTCTATGTCTTCGATAGAGATCATATCTTCAGAGTCAGTAGCGAAAAGTGAGCAAATGATGCTGTCCAATATGGAGAAGTTACTAGCTAAGAAAGAGAACTATTATCAAGACCTTCTAGGTTTTTATCATCTACCAGAAAAATATAAATACATTAAAGAAAAAGGATTTACAGTATATGGTGCAGTGGTGACAGGACCAGTGAAAGAATTATTGAAGCTACAGGATGCGACGTTTGTCCAAGGAGAACAGCTCGGAGAAGTTGAACTGTGGAATTGGGATTTATCAAGATAA
- a CDS encoding glycine betaine ABC transporter substrate-binding protein, whose product MKKNLKWIVTATMILALLVGCSNNGAQTGDNKKIKLAYVAWDSEIASTYVIKEVLEQKLGYKVDMLQLDAGPMFAAVSEGSADASLSAWQPITHADYMERYGAKLVDLGSNLEGATLGLAVPTYMENVNSIEDLTNNEIGALVDHQIIGIEPGAGLMMASEKALDEYGLRKDWTLLASSSAAMAKELQNAYAAEKPIVVTSWTPHWMFAKMDLKFLADPKGVYGAQEDIHTLTRQNLETDKPEAYQLLNNFHWTPEEMAEVMVAVIDGATPEEAAKQWVEANETRVNEWLAK is encoded by the coding sequence ATGAAAAAGAATTTAAAATGGATAGTTACAGCAACAATGATTCTAGCTTTACTTGTAGGATGTAGTAATAATGGTGCTCAAACTGGAGATAATAAGAAAATTAAATTGGCTTATGTTGCTTGGGATTCAGAAATTGCCAGCACTTACGTAATAAAGGAAGTATTGGAACAGAAACTTGGTTATAAAGTAGATATGCTTCAGTTAGATGCAGGACCAATGTTTGCAGCAGTATCTGAAGGTAGTGCGGATGCGTCACTTTCAGCATGGCAGCCGATTACACATGCGGACTACATGGAGCGTTATGGAGCCAAACTAGTTGACCTGGGATCGAATTTAGAAGGAGCGACACTTGGATTAGCCGTTCCTACTTATATGGAAAATGTAAATAGTATTGAAGATCTAACGAACAATGAAATCGGCGCATTAGTTGATCATCAAATTATCGGGATTGAACCTGGTGCTGGTCTTATGATGGCATCCGAAAAAGCACTTGATGAATATGGCTTGCGCAAAGATTGGACATTACTTGCTAGCTCATCAGCTGCGATGGCTAAAGAGTTGCAGAATGCTTATGCTGCAGAAAAACCAATTGTTGTAACAAGCTGGACACCTCACTGGATGTTTGCCAAAATGGATTTAAAATTCCTTGCAGATCCTAAAGGTGTATACGGTGCTCAAGAAGATATTCATACGCTTACTCGTCAAAACTTAGAAACTGATAAGCCAGAAGCTTATCAATTGCTTAACAATTTCCACTGGACACCAGAAGAAATGGCAGAAGTTATGGTAGCAGTTATTGATGGTGCAACGCCAGAAGAAGCAGCAAAACAATGGGTAGAAGCCAATGAAACACGTGTTAATGAATGGCTTGCAAAGTAA
- a CDS encoding AMP-binding protein yields MRIYKLFYIFYNIKLFSPVAIFRLFNNINKYGVNLIALLSFSAKTYGDRMAIADEQETLTYHQLFTQSKQLSLTMREYFELTKGKKVGILCRNHTSLVKAIYAVSYSGADLYLLNTDLSKDQLHNLLDRKDFDLLIYDHEFSLIVEQSTYNKAKLLSYDEKLPAINNLQSKYNHNHNIRTSSGKLVILTGGTTGNAKEALHKPSLFNYLDPFVALLSRLKLIKYDNVYIATPIFHGYGIAILLMFGAIGKKVIIERKFNAERACELISKQQVQVISVVPLMLHKMLMTNAEALKSLTCIVSGSAELNPKLVKVTINQLGNVLYNLYGTSEAGLTVIAKPEDLVYSPNTIGRKIEGVPLKILDERYREVATGTVGQLCIRNKFSRGSGNSSWIETGDLGYQDERGYYFLSGRVDSMIVSGGENVYPFEVEQILLTHPDVETAALVGISDEQFGQRLRAYVQLIPYAAMTTEELQVWLRSRLARFQIPKEIIFVEEMPYTAIGKLDKKQLQ; encoded by the coding sequence ATGAGAATATATAAGCTTTTCTATATATTTTATAACATTAAACTTTTTTCCCCTGTAGCGATCTTTCGATTATTTAATAACATTAATAAATACGGTGTTAACCTAATAGCACTGCTTTCTTTCTCTGCAAAAACATACGGTGACAGAATGGCTATTGCCGATGAGCAAGAGACGTTAACGTATCATCAATTGTTCACTCAATCCAAGCAACTATCGTTAACTATGCGAGAATATTTTGAGCTTACAAAGGGCAAAAAGGTCGGTATTTTGTGTAGAAACCATACTTCATTAGTTAAAGCTATTTATGCAGTTTCATATTCAGGTGCCGATCTCTATCTATTAAATACAGACTTAAGTAAGGATCAGCTACATAATCTACTGGATCGTAAAGATTTTGACCTCCTTATCTATGATCACGAGTTTAGTTTAATCGTTGAACAATCCACATACAACAAAGCCAAACTGCTAAGTTATGATGAAAAATTACCAGCCATTAATAATTTACAGTCTAAGTATAATCACAATCATAATATCCGTACTAGCTCAGGTAAATTAGTCATATTAACTGGTGGAACGACAGGAAATGCGAAAGAAGCATTACATAAGCCATCCCTATTCAACTATTTAGACCCGTTTGTCGCGTTACTTTCAAGGCTGAAACTTATTAAGTACGATAATGTATATATTGCTACACCTATATTTCATGGATATGGAATAGCGATTTTGCTTATGTTTGGAGCTATAGGAAAGAAAGTCATTATCGAGCGTAAGTTCAATGCCGAGCGAGCATGTGAGTTAATTAGCAAGCAACAGGTACAAGTGATATCAGTTGTTCCACTTATGTTACATAAAATGTTGATGACTAACGCTGAGGCACTTAAATCTCTTACATGTATTGTGTCAGGCAGCGCAGAGCTTAATCCAAAGTTAGTCAAAGTAACGATTAATCAATTAGGAAATGTATTATACAATTTGTATGGAACCTCTGAAGCAGGCTTAACTGTTATTGCAAAGCCAGAGGATCTAGTCTATTCCCCTAATACGATAGGTAGGAAAATAGAGGGCGTTCCGTTGAAGATTTTAGATGAGCGATATAGGGAAGTGGCAACTGGTACAGTAGGACAACTGTGTATTCGTAATAAATTTAGTAGAGGAAGTGGCAATTCATCTTGGATTGAGACGGGTGATCTAGGTTATCAAGATGAGAGAGGTTATTACTTCTTAAGTGGCAGAGTAGACAGTATGATCGTTTCGGGGGGAGAGAATGTCTATCCATTTGAAGTAGAGCAAATCTTGCTTACGCACCCCGACGTAGAAACTGCGGCATTAGTTGGCATTAGCGACGAGCAATTTGGTCAACGGTTGAGGGCTTATGTTCAGTTGATCCCTTATGCTGCAATGACAACAGAGGAGTTACAAGTTTGGTTACGCTCGAGGTTAGCACGGTTTCAGATTCCGAAGGAAATTATCTTTGTTGAAGAAATGCCCTATACAGCTATTGGGAAGCTGGATAAAAAGCAATTGCAATAA
- a CDS encoding PLD nuclease N-terminal domain-containing protein: protein MMQELMDIPWALIAPVLVIQLILMVVALIDLLKIHATRGPKWLWLVIIIVGTLFGSIAYFIVGRKQS from the coding sequence ATTATGCAAGAACTTATGGATATCCCTTGGGCTCTGATTGCCCCAGTGCTTGTCATTCAGCTTATCCTTATGGTCGTTGCGCTTATTGATTTACTGAAAATTCATGCAACGAGAGGTCCGAAATGGTTATGGTTAGTGATCATTATTGTAGGAACTTTATTTGGATCTATTGCTTACTTTATCGTAGGGAGAAAACAATCATGA